The stretch of DNA TTGAAACGCGCGTCGATGAACGGCGTAACCTGTTCGGGCGGCAGTTTTAGCGCGTAATTGGTCTCCAACTGCTTGCGATAGCCGTCTGCCGTGAGCTTGTCCTCGTTCTCCAAGATCTTCTCGGTCGGCGTCGGCGGCACGTAAAGCCGATAATCCTCCAGCCCGATCGGCGCGGTCAGCACCAGATGCGCGATCCGGTCCGGCCAGGCGCGCGCGATCCGGACGCCGAGCATGCCGCCGAGCGAATGCGCCACGATGTCGGCCCTGGCGATCTGCAGATGATCGAGGAGTGCGATCGTGTTGCGCGCCAGCGTATCGAAATGCAGGTCGCCTTGCGGCTTGGAGGATTTGCCGAAGCCGATCTGGTCCGGCACCACCACGCGATAACCGGCCTCGCTCAGCGTCTTGATCACCGGCGCCCAGTAGCTCGATGGGAAATTGCGGCCATGCAGCAGCACCGCGGTGCGCCCGTTCGGCTGTGCCGGAGCTACGTCCATATAGGCCATCCGCACCTGTTCGCCGTCGTTCACGAGCGGCAGCAGATGGACGGGGTAGGGATAGGCAAAGCCCTCGAGCGCAATGCCGTAGGGCTCGCGTTGAGCGGGCCGTTCAGTTTCCGCCGCGGCCGCAGACAACAACGGCGTCGCCGCCAAGGCGACTGCTATCGCACCGACGCACATCCGTCGCATCCCAAAACTCCTGTTCGCAAGGGGCGTATTGATGCCGACATCGCGCGGTGTAAAGACTTTGCATTTCACGTTTTGGCGAGAGCGCCAGTTCGTCCTCATGTGAGGGGGCGCCAACGGGTCCGCGCGTAGCGCGGCCCCGACGACAGGCTCCGCGCCGTCTCCGGACGATGCTTCTTCGAGAGAGCACATCATGCCCGGCACAAGCCCGGCCATGACGAAAAATGAGTCACTCCTGCATGCTTCCGAACAGCGCCGCGAACCGCTTTTCGCCGGTGCGGGTGAAGTTGACGACGCGGCTGCCCGGCGCAGGATCCCGCGCCGCCCAGTTGAGTTCGGTGAACCGGTTCATCACGGCGGCACCCAGCGTGCCGGCGAGGTGATGGCGGCGTTCGCTCCAGTCGAGACAGGCCTTGCAGACGGGACGGCGCGGGTGCGCCAGCGCCTCCGTGTCGATCTGCAGGGCCTCGGCCATGAAGCGCTTGCCTTCGCCGGTGAGTTCGATGTCCTGTTTTGTTTGCCGGACCAGCCGCTGCTTGCGCAGGCTGTCGAGCATCTGCACGCCGAGATCGCCGGCGAGGTGATCGTAGCAGATCCGCGCCCGCCGCAGCGCCGGCTCCTTCGGTCCCGTGCGCACGCGGGTGTGGCCGGCACGCTCGGCCAGGCCCGCAAGCCCTTCGAGCACATGGGCGACGTCGGGGCCGGTGAGGCGGTAGTAGCGGTGACGCCCCTGTTTTTCCGGCTCGATCAGGCCGCCTGCCTCGAGTTTCGCCAAGTGCGAACTCGCGGTCTGCGGCGTGATGCCGGCCTGATGCGCCAGCTCGCTCGCGGTCAGCGCGCGGCCGGTCATCAGCGCGGTCAACATATTGGAGCGCGCGGGATCGCCGACCAGAGAGGCGATCATGGCGATATCGGGGCCTGCTTTCATAGTTCGATGATAGCCGAAGCATCATCGACAATCAAGCGGGTATGCTCCGAACTGCGACACAGGCTCCGTCATTGCGAGGAGCGAAGCGACGAAGCAATCCATTCCTCCGCTCGTGGAGGCATGGATTGCTTCGCTTCGCTCGCAATGACGGCCAAGGAAGCACAGGAGCCCCCATGACCATCACCGTTTTCATCCGCTACCAGCTCGATCCGTTCAAGCGCGCGCTGTTCGAGCAGTACTCAAAAAACTGGCTCACCATCATCCCGAAATGCGGCGGCGACCTGCTCGGCTACTGGATGCCGCATGAGGGCACCAACAACATCGCGTTTGCGCTGATCTCGTTCGAGAATCTCGCGGCTTACGAAAGCTACCGGGCGCGGCTGCGCGCCGACAGCGAGGGTATGGCCAATTTCAATTTCGCCGAGGAGAACAAGTTCATCCTCGCCGAAGAGCGGACCTTCCTGCGCAAGGTCGTGGCGTGAGGCGTCTGGCAGAACGGGCGTCGCGCACCTATCTACGCGGCGCCAACAAACATTGAGGGGAGCTATCAATGCTGACACCTGCTGACAAGCGCGCCGCGTTCAGGAAATTGCACGAGAGCGGATGCTTTATCATCCCCAATCCCTTCGATGTCGGCAGCGCGGTAGCCTTGCAGCATCTCGGCTTCAAGGCGCTGGCTTCCACCAGCGCAGGCTTTGCCTGGACGATTGGGAAAGCCGACAACCGCGTCACTGTCGATGATGTCTGCACCCATCTCGCCGCGATCTGCGCGGCGGTCGATATCCCCGTCAATGCCGATTTCGAGGACGGCTTTGCGCACGAGCCGGACAAGGTCGGCGTCAATGTCGCGCGCGCCGTGAAGACCGGCGTTGCCGGCCTTTCGATTGAGGATTTTACCGGGGACAACGCAAAACCGCTGTTCGAGCGTGCGTTGGCGGTCGACCGCATCCGGGCGGCGCGAAAAGCCATCGATGCCGACAACAGCGGCGTCCTGCTCACCGGCCGCTGCGAGGCGTTTTTGCGCGGGCAGAAGGATCTGACGCTCGTGATCGACCGGCTCACCGCCTATGCCGAGGCCGGCGCCGATTGCCTCTACGCGCCCGGCATCTCAACGCCGGACGAGATTTCGGCGGTCGTGAAGGCGGTGCATCCAAAACCCGTCAATCTGCTGGTCGGCGCATCCGGCCCGTCGCTGAAGGCGGCTTCCGATCTCGGCGTGCGCCGCATCAGCGTCGGCGGCGCGCTGGCGCGGATGGCATGGACCGGCTTCATGAAGGCGTCGAAGGAGATGGCGGAGCAGGGGACGTTCAAGGAGTTTGCGAACGGCTATCCCGGCGGCGAACTCAACAAGATGTTCAGCTAACTAAGCCCCAAATTTACTTGGCCACAAAAAAGCAGCGGGCCGATCGGCCCGCTGCGCGACGTTTCGGATGATAACCGTTACTGCTTGCTGGCCGGCGCGTTGTCGGCTGGCGGCGTGGTCGCCTTGTTCATGTCCGTGCTCGACTCAGTCGGAGCCGCCGGGCGGCTGGTCGCCGCGCCTGTGGTCGTGCCCGGCTGGTTGTTGCTGCGAGGCGTTACGTCACGCATGCCTGGAGGCGCCGCCGGGTTGGCCGGCTGCGTCTGTGCGGTCTGGTTCGGTGGCGAGGTGCCTGCCTGGTTTACGGTCGTATTGTTGAGGCCATAGAACAGGGCGCCCAGCACGACTGCGATGGCAACGGCGAACATCGCGACCTTGGTGCCGCTCGGAGCGCCTTCGCCGAGCGCGGGATCGGGCTGCAACTCATTGTCCAGACTGTTGAGGCGGGCCTGATGACGGATTTCCTCATCGCTCAGGCCGGCGCGGTAGGGATCGTTCGGATTGGGTTGGTATGCCATGAATGGGTTCCTCCGTTAGCATCCCACAGTTAACCGGCAAGACAATGGCTGGCGTGACCGGATGTTCCGCACCAACGTTGCAACCCCGTAATGTTGGAACCGGTGATTCCACCCAGTTCCCAATGTGAGGTTTGCACGTGGCGCTGACCGCGCAGGCGATGACCGCAGCACTTGCGGCGCCGCGCTATCTTGGCCGGCGCGCTTTCGCGACCTGATCCGCCGTCACCAGCGGCGCCGCATTGCCCCAGGCATTGCGAATATAGTTCGTCACGTCCGCGATTTGCTGGTCGGTCATTTTCGCGGCATAGGCCGGCATCGATCCCTTGTTGGGCGCGCGCGGCGTCGTCACGGTCTCGGCGCCGTCGAGGATGACGCGCAGCGTGCTCAACGCGTTGGCCGATTGCAGGTTGGCGTTGCCGGGCAGCGGCGGGTAGATCCGCGGCGCACCTGATCCATCCTCTTCGTGGCAGGCGATGCAGGCGCCATTGTAGAGCTTTTCGCCCGCGGCCATTTGCGCCGGCGAGGGCGGGGTGACCTTCGGCTCGGGCGTGCCGGTCGGGAGGCCTTTCAGGTAGACCGCGATGGCGCGGATATCCGCATCGCTCATCTTCGAGGTCGAGTTGACCACGACCTCCGACATCAGCTCGCCGGCGTGGCTCCTGGCGTTGCGGCCGCTCTGCAGATACTCCGTGATGTCTTCCACGCTCCAGGATTTCAGGCCACTGCGCTCAGCGCCGTCCAGCCGCGGCGCGAACATGCCCGTGACCCGCCCGCCGCCATACTTCTGGCCGCGTCTGTCGGCGCCAAACATGTTCTTCGGCGTGTGGCAGGCGCCGCAATGCGCGACACCCTCGACCAGGTAGCGCCCGCGATTCCATTCGGCGCTCTTTTGCTGGTCGGGCATCAAAATGCCGGGCTTGAAGAACAGCCAGTTCCAGCCGCGCATCACGACGCGATAATTGAATGGCCAGCGCAGCTCGGGCGCGCGCGGCGTATTGCTCACCGGCGTCAGCGTCGCCAGATAGGCGCGGATGGCGAGAATGTCCTGGCGCGTCAGTTTGGTGAAATTCGGATAGGGGAAGGCCGGGTAATAGCGCGAGCCGTCGCGCGCCACGCCGAAGCGCAGCGCCCGGTAGAATTCGTCATCGCTCCAGGCGCCCAAGCCCGTCTCGCGGTCCGGCGTCAGGTTGGGCGAGTAGATGCCGCCGAAGGGGGTGTCGATCCGCTTGCCCCCGGCGAACGGTTTTGCGGGATCGGCGGTGTGGCAGCTTGCGCAGTCGCCGGCATCCGTCAGCGCCTTGCCGCGCGCGATGTCCTCAGGCGTCGGCTCGGATTGGGCATGCCCTTCGCTAACGGCGAACGCAGTGCACAAAAGCGTCCCAGCGAGAATCGCCCGCATGATCCGATGTCGTCCCTGCACCCTTTGGCCTCCTGTGTCGTTATAGCGCGAAAGCGCGGCGAACGGGGACGTCATGCCATTTCGCGCCGAGGCTTCCGGACGACACAAACCGAAATGCGCTGCCGTTATTCCCGGCACGAAATTGCGATTTTTGAAAGCGGGGCTTGAGGGCCGAGATTTGTAGTGCGTGGGCGGAAAAATCCGACATAGACTGGTTCTAATGAGTTCAGATGACTAGCTAAAAGCAGTCGTTCCGATCAAGGCTCCACCGGCGGCGAAGAGGGCTTCAATGGGAATTAACCAAGGTCCGATCAGTCTCGATCAGAAATACACCCAAGGGACAGGCCACATCTTCCTGACCGGCATCCAGGCGCTGGTCCGCCTGCCGATGGCGCAGATCCGCCGCGACCGCGCCGCAGGGCTGAACACCGCGGGCTTTATCTCCGGCTACCGCGGCTCACCGCTCGGCGGCTACGACCAGCAGCTCTTCGCCGCCCGAAAACACCTCGACCAGTACAACATCAAGTTCCAACCCGGCGTGAACGAGGACCTCGCGGCCACCGCGATCTGGGGCTCGCAGCAGCTCAACCTCTCGCCCGGCGCCAAATATGATGGCGTGGTCGGCATCTGGTACGGCAAGGGCCCCGGCGTCGACCGCTGCGGCGACGTCTTCAGGCACGGGAATACGGCCGGCTCGGCCAAGAACGGCGGCGTGCTCGTCCTCGCCGGCGACGACCACGGCGCAAAGTCCTCCACCGTCCCGCATCAGTCGGACCACGCCTTCATCTCCGCGCTGATGCCTTATCTTTATCCCTCCAGCATCCATGAAATGATTGAGATGGGCTTGCTGGGTATCGCAATGTCGCGCTACTCCGGCTGCTGGGTCGGCATGAAAGTGATCACCGAGACGGTGGAAACCACCGCCGAGATCGACCTCAGCGACGAGATGACGCCGTTCGCGATCCCGACCGATTTCGAGATGCCGCCCGGCGGGCTCAATCTGCGCTGGCCGGACGATCGCTATGCACAGGACCTGCGCCTTCAGGACTACAAGGGCTATGCGGCGATTGCCTTTGCCCGCGCCAACAAGATCAACCGCATCACCATGGATTCGCCGAACGCTCGTTACGGCATCATGGCGTCGGGCAAAAGCTACGAAGATATCCGTCAGGCGCTGCGTGAGTTGGGGATCACCGAGGAGGTCGCCGCCAAGATCGGGCTTCGGCTTTACAAGATCGGCATGCCCTGGCCGCTGGAGCCGGAAGGCGTTCGCAATTTCGCCGTCGGCCTCGAGGAAATCTTCATCATCGAAGAGCGCCGCGAGATTGTCGAAAATCAAGTGAAGCAGGAACTGTTCAACTGGCGCGACGACGTCCGCCCCCGCATCGTCGGAAAGATGGACGATCACGACAAGCGATTCCTGACATTCGCCGCCGAGCTTTCCGTCGCCTCGCTTGCGAGTTCGCTGACCGAGCGGCTGCTTCGACTTAATCTCAACCCCGAAATCGCCGCGATGCTCCGCGCCAAGGCCGACTGGTTCAACGGCCGGCAGGCAACCCAGATGCAGGCGGTCGCCCCCGTTACCCGCACGCCGTATTTCTGTTCGGGCTGCCCGCACAACACCTCGACCAAGGTGCCGGAGGGCAGCCGCGCCTTCGCCGGCATCGGCTGCCACTTCATGGCGCTGTGGATGGACCGCTCGACCGAGACCTACACCCACATGGGAGGCGAGGGCGTGCCGTGGGTCGGCGTCGCACCCTTCACCAAGGAAGAGCACGTGTTCGCCAATCTCGGCGACGGCACTTATTTCCATTCCGGCAGCCTCGCGATCCGTCAGGCGATCGCCTCGGGCGCCAACATCACCTACAAGCTCCTCTACAACGATGCGACCGCGATGACCGGCGGCCAGCATGTCGACGGCGAATTGTCGCCGCAGCAGATCACCTTCCAGCTTCATTCTGAAGGCATCCGCAACATCTATCTCGTCTCTGAAAATCCGGACGCCTATCCGGCGTCCGACATCGCGCCCGGCGTCAAGGTCGCGCATCGCGACGAACTCGACGCGGTCCAGAAGACCTGCCGCACGCTGAAGGGCACTTCGGCGATCGTGTTCGTGCAGACCTGCGCCGCCGAAAAACGCCGCCGCCGCAAGCGTGGCCTGATGGAAGATCCTGCGCGCCGCGTCATGATCAATCCGGCCGTGTGCGAAGGCTGCGGCGATTGCTCGGTGCAGTCGAACTGCATTTCGGTGGAGCCGCTGGAGACCGAGATGGGCCGCAAGCGCACCATCAACCAGTCGACCTGCAACAAGGACTATTCGTGTCTGAAGGGCTTTTGCCCCTCCTTCGTTACCATCGACGGCGGCAAGCCGCGCCGCCGCGCGCCGGCTAACCTTGGCGACACCGGCCTCGGCGACATCGGCGATCTGCCCGAGCCGTCCTCGTTCCCCTCGCTGCAGCGGCCCTACAATATCGCGGTCGGCGGCGTCGGCGGCACCGGCGTGCTGACGATCGGCGCGCTGCTCGGCATGGCCGCGCATATCGAGGGCAAGGCCAGCATGATCCTCGACATGTCCGGCCTCGCGCAAAAAGGCGGCGCGGTGCTCAGCCATGTGCGTCTGTCAGAACATACCGCCGACGTCACCTGTTCGCGGATCGTCACCGGCACCGCCGATCTCGTGATGGCTGCCGACGAGGTAGTGGCGGCCGCCAAGGACACCATCACGCTTTGCGAAGCCAGCCGCACCGTCGGCGTCATCAACACCCACGTCATTCCGACCGCCGATTTCATCCTCAACCGCGATTTCAATTTCCAGAGCCGCAAGGTCAACCACGTGCTGGAGACCGAGCTGCGCAAGGACTCTTCTTTCTACGACTTCACCAAGCCCGCCGAAGCGCTGCTTGGCGATTCAATCGCCACCAACATCATGATGCTGGGGTACGCCTACCAGAAGGGCCTGCTGCCGCTGTCGGCAAAGGCGATTCTGCAGGCGATCGAGGTCAACGGCGTCTCGATCAAGATGAACACGCAGGCCTTCCAGCTCGGCCGTCTCGCCGCCGCCGATCCGGCGCGGCTTGAGGCCATGATGAAAGGCCAGGACGAGGTCGTTACGCCGAAGACGCTGGATGCGATGTCGCTCGACGAGGTCATTGCCCACCGCAGCGCGCACCTCGCCGAATACCAAAATGCTGCGCTCGCCGAGCGCTATCGCGGTCTCGTGAAGCGAGTCCGTGACGCCGCCACCGATGGCGGCTATGGCGATCCGTTGCCGCGCGCGGTCGCGATCAATTACGCCAAACTGCTTGCTTACAAGGACGAATACGAAGTCGCACGGTTGTTCACCGACGGCCGCTTCGAAAAGCAGCTCCGCGACCAGTTCGAAGGCGACTTCAAGTTCAACTTCAATCTGGCGCCGCCCATTCTCGGCGGCGGCCTCGACGCACTCGGCCGCCCGAAGAAGCGCGCATTCGGCGCCTGGATGTTGCCGGTATTCCGGACATTGGCAAAACTGCGCTTCCTGCGCGGCACGCCGTTCGACATCTTCGGCTACAGCCCCGACCGCAAGCTCGAGCGCGACCTGATCGTGGCTTACGAAAAGGACGTCGCCACCGTGCTCGGCCTGCTGTCGCCGGTCACGCACGACATCGCGGTCGAGATTCTGTCATTGCCCGACCGCATCCGCGGCTACGGCCCGGTCAAGGAGAAGGCGGTGCACGACGCCAAGGCGCGCTACACCCAACTCGCCGCAGACCTCGTCAACCCGCCACCGGCACCGCGGCAGTTGGCGGCGGAGTAGGGCACCGATCGGGTGGGCAGGCAGGCGCACGGCGCCGCGTCGACGATTTTCCTTTGTGATGGTGGGCACACTTTGCTCACCCCTGCGCGCTAACGCAGAACCTATAAGTCCGAAGGAGCGGTCAAATGCTCGCTTCGGTGCACACTCCGGATTCAATTCAGATATTGTGCGCGCGTTGCAGGCTCTTTCGGGAGCATGGAAAGAGGATTAAGCTTCACTCGGTAAGCGCCAGAGACGTGCCGAAATCCTGTGATTGAGGGCGACGTCGGTGGCTTCAGCAGCAAGCATTGCGCATTCATTCAAAACCGGTTGCAGGCGCGATTTGTAGCGCGTTCGGACCGGCGTGGTTGATCTGCGCGCTTTGCAGGCGCAGGGGCAACAAACCGAAACTGGATAACGAGGAGGGACGGAGAGGCATCTGATCACTCAAGCTTACGGACGATCACTCGCAAGGCCTAAAGGAGACTCACGATGAACGCGAAATCGGGACGAACCTTGTTTGCCGCCGGCCTGATCAGTGCGGCGCTCGCAAGCGGCGCAATCGGCCAGCAAGACCAAAATCTCGGTAAGGTAACTTTCGCTACCTCCTGCGACCCCAAAGTGCAGGTCGAGTTTGACCGCGGTGTCGCCATGCTTCATTCGTACTGGTTCGTGATCGCCCGCCGGAAATTCGAAGAGATCCTGCAGCAGGATCCCACTTGCGCCATGGCGTATTGGGGCGTGGCGATGGACCTGCTCGGCAACACCCTTGCAACTACCCCGTCACGGGCGGACGCGCAGGCAGCTTGGGCCGCACTCGAGAAGGCGCGGGCTGCCGGGCCGAAGACCCAGCGCGAACGTGACTGGATCGAGGCGCTGAGCGCCTATTTTCGTGACCACGATAAGGTCGATGTAAATGCCCGACTGGCAGCCTACAATACCGCGATGGCGCAGATGGCGCAAAACTATCCTGACGACTACGAAGTCCAGGCCTTTTATGCGTTGACGCTTCAAGCCGCCGCACCGAAAAGCGACCTCACCTACGCCAATCAGGTCAAGTCCGCAGCGTTATTGGAGAAACTCTTCGAGCAGAATCCGCAGCATCCGGGCGTGACACACTACCTCATTCACGCCTACGACTTCGCGCCGCTTGCCGACAAGGGGATCGCTTCAGCGCGGCGTTATGCCAGCATTGCGCCGGCCGTGCCGCACGCGCGGCACATGCCATCGCATATCTATTCCATGGTCGGCCTGTGGGAGGAATCCATTGCCTCCAACGCGTCGTCGCTGGAGATCCAGCCGGACTACTATCATGCGTCGGATTTCATGGTTTATGCCCACCTGCAGCTCGCACAGGATACCAAGGCTGATGCCATGATCAAGAGGTCGCTCGCCACCGCCGATCGCGGCGATCGTCCTATCACCTTCGTTAATTTCACCGCCAAGTCCGCCATGCCCGCGCGTTATGTCCTGGAACGCGCAGATTGGGCTGGCGCCGCCGAGCTGCCTATGATTGCCACCCAATATCCGATGGCGGATTCGTTGATCCGCTTCACGCGCGGTCTGGGCATGGCCCGCACGGGTGATCTTGCAGGCGCCAAGGCAGAGATCGAAGCGATGAAGGCGTTGCGAACGACACTGCAGCGTGCCGACCAATCCTATTGGGCGGACCGGACCGAAGAGCAGATGCTGGCCGTTTCGGCCTGGATCGCACTGAAGGAAGGCGCGACCGATCAGGCGCTGCGGTTCATGCGAGCCGCGGCCGATGGCGAGGACGGCAGCGTCAAGCATGTCGCGATGGAGAATCGCCTCTATCCGTTCCGCGAATTGCTGGCCGAACTACTTCTGGAGACGGGGCAGCCTGCCGCCGCCCTGAACGAGTTCGAGACTGCACTCAAGCAGACGCCCAACCGCTTTCGCGCGTTTTGGGGAGCCGCCCGCGCTGCCGACAGCGCAGGCGACCGGCAGAAGGCCTCCGATTATTTTGGCAAGCTGGTGAACTTGGCCAGCAACGCCGATACGGAGCGGCAGGAAATCCGTGTGGCCCGGGCACATACGCGCCAAGACGACACGATAGGTTCTGCACGAAAATAATTCCTTGGCTGCCTGGCCC from Bradyrhizobium sp. AZCC 1693 encodes:
- a CDS encoding isocitrate lyase/PEP mutase family protein, producing MLTPADKRAAFRKLHESGCFIIPNPFDVGSAVALQHLGFKALASTSAGFAWTIGKADNRVTVDDVCTHLAAICAAVDIPVNADFEDGFAHEPDKVGVNVARAVKTGVAGLSIEDFTGDNAKPLFERALAVDRIRAARKAIDADNSGVLLTGRCEAFLRGQKDLTLVIDRLTAYAEAGADCLYAPGISTPDEISAVVKAVHPKPVNLLVGASGPSLKAASDLGVRRISVGGALARMAWTGFMKASKEMAEQGTFKEFANGYPGGELNKMFS
- a CDS encoding cytochrome c — translated: MRAILAGTLLCTAFAVSEGHAQSEPTPEDIARGKALTDAGDCASCHTADPAKPFAGGKRIDTPFGGIYSPNLTPDRETGLGAWSDDEFYRALRFGVARDGSRYYPAFPYPNFTKLTRQDILAIRAYLATLTPVSNTPRAPELRWPFNYRVVMRGWNWLFFKPGILMPDQQKSAEWNRGRYLVEGVAHCGACHTPKNMFGADRRGQKYGGGRVTGMFAPRLDGAERSGLKSWSVEDITEYLQSGRNARSHAGELMSEVVVNSTSKMSDADIRAIAVYLKGLPTGTPEPKVTPPSPAQMAAGEKLYNGACIACHEEDGSGAPRIYPPLPGNANLQSANALSTLRVILDGAETVTTPRAPNKGSMPAYAAKMTDQQIADVTNYIRNAWGNAAPLVTADQVAKARRPR
- a CDS encoding alpha/beta fold hydrolase, which gives rise to MRRMCVGAIAVALAATPLLSAAAAETERPAQREPYGIALEGFAYPYPVHLLPLVNDGEQVRMAYMDVAPAQPNGRTAVLLHGRNFPSSYWAPVIKTLSEAGYRVVVPDQIGFGKSSKPQGDLHFDTLARNTIALLDHLQIARADIVAHSLGGMLGVRIARAWPDRIAHLVLTAPIGLEDYRLYVPPTPTEKILENEDKLTADGYRKQLETNYALKLPPEQVTPFIDARFNIKGSAEYQRWLRAFVSSAQMIYREPVVHEIPLITQPTLFVMGADDHNAPGRANAPEALRAKMGQNAERAKALAAMMTNGRAEVIPNTGHLVFLEAPTKYNELVLGFLAVAP
- a CDS encoding NIPSNAP family protein, which translates into the protein MTITVFIRYQLDPFKRALFEQYSKNWLTIIPKCGGDLLGYWMPHEGTNNIAFALISFENLAAYESYRARLRADSEGMANFNFAEENKFILAEERTFLRKVVA
- a CDS encoding indolepyruvate ferredoxin oxidoreductase family protein, with amino-acid sequence MGINQGPISLDQKYTQGTGHIFLTGIQALVRLPMAQIRRDRAAGLNTAGFISGYRGSPLGGYDQQLFAARKHLDQYNIKFQPGVNEDLAATAIWGSQQLNLSPGAKYDGVVGIWYGKGPGVDRCGDVFRHGNTAGSAKNGGVLVLAGDDHGAKSSTVPHQSDHAFISALMPYLYPSSIHEMIEMGLLGIAMSRYSGCWVGMKVITETVETTAEIDLSDEMTPFAIPTDFEMPPGGLNLRWPDDRYAQDLRLQDYKGYAAIAFARANKINRITMDSPNARYGIMASGKSYEDIRQALRELGITEEVAAKIGLRLYKIGMPWPLEPEGVRNFAVGLEEIFIIEERREIVENQVKQELFNWRDDVRPRIVGKMDDHDKRFLTFAAELSVASLASSLTERLLRLNLNPEIAAMLRAKADWFNGRQATQMQAVAPVTRTPYFCSGCPHNTSTKVPEGSRAFAGIGCHFMALWMDRSTETYTHMGGEGVPWVGVAPFTKEEHVFANLGDGTYFHSGSLAIRQAIASGANITYKLLYNDATAMTGGQHVDGELSPQQITFQLHSEGIRNIYLVSENPDAYPASDIAPGVKVAHRDELDAVQKTCRTLKGTSAIVFVQTCAAEKRRRRKRGLMEDPARRVMINPAVCEGCGDCSVQSNCISVEPLETEMGRKRTINQSTCNKDYSCLKGFCPSFVTIDGGKPRRRAPANLGDTGLGDIGDLPEPSSFPSLQRPYNIAVGGVGGTGVLTIGALLGMAAHIEGKASMILDMSGLAQKGGAVLSHVRLSEHTADVTCSRIVTGTADLVMAADEVVAAAKDTITLCEASRTVGVINTHVIPTADFILNRDFNFQSRKVNHVLETELRKDSSFYDFTKPAEALLGDSIATNIMMLGYAYQKGLLPLSAKAILQAIEVNGVSIKMNTQAFQLGRLAAADPARLEAMMKGQDEVVTPKTLDAMSLDEVIAHRSAHLAEYQNAALAERYRGLVKRVRDAATDGGYGDPLPRAVAINYAKLLAYKDEYEVARLFTDGRFEKQLRDQFEGDFKFNFNLAPPILGGGLDALGRPKKRAFGAWMLPVFRTLAKLRFLRGTPFDIFGYSPDRKLERDLIVAYEKDVATVLGLLSPVTHDIAVEILSLPDRIRGYGPVKEKAVHDAKARYTQLAADLVNPPPAPRQLAAE
- a CDS encoding ArsR/SmtB family transcription factor, with the protein product MKAGPDIAMIASLVGDPARSNMLTALMTGRALTASELAHQAGITPQTASSHLAKLEAGGLIEPEKQGRHRYYRLTGPDVAHVLEGLAGLAERAGHTRVRTGPKEPALRRARICYDHLAGDLGVQMLDSLRKQRLVRQTKQDIELTGEGKRFMAEALQIDTEALAHPRRPVCKACLDWSERRHHLAGTLGAAVMNRFTELNWAARDPAPGSRVVNFTRTGEKRFAALFGSMQE